Proteins from a single region of Streptomyces vinaceus:
- a CDS encoding glycosyl hydrolase family 18 protein, with the protein MHIRKPLIAAAATAALAAGALAGFAGLGTAQAADSAVAAGAGGNVKIAYYDQWSVYGNAFYPKHLDTRGIAGKLDVINYSFGNIHPTNLTCFEANKAAGDDNNPNAGDGAGDSYADYQKSFSAADSVSGVADKWDQPIVGVFNQFKQLKAKYPNLKINISIGGWTYSKYFSDAAKTDASRKKLVSSCIDQYIKGNLPVEGGYGGPGSAAGIFDGIDIDWEYPGSSGGHLGNHYAPEDKQNFTLLLKEFREQLDAYGAANGGKKYLLTSALPAGQDKIKYIETDKIGAYLDYANIMTYDMHGAWDGDGPTYHQSPLYSGTNDPTDPIAPGTEKYSIDNAIDSWIDGKPAYGIAGGFPANKLTLGYEFYYRGWKGVPAGTAGGLAQPATGASGARPTSQQAGIANYKELGGIVDNPSATFWDDQAKASYFYKDGEFFTGLNQKSIQARVDYGKQRGLAGAMMYSLLGLDNNTTLLNQISDALGGTTQPPTTPPTTPPTTPPTTPPTTPPTTPPTTGCGSTPAYVAGTVYTGGQEVSYNGRKYKAQWWTQNETPGTTGEWGVWKDLGAC; encoded by the coding sequence ATGCACATCCGTAAACCCCTCATCGCGGCCGCCGCCACGGCCGCGCTGGCAGCCGGAGCGCTGGCTGGCTTCGCGGGGCTCGGCACCGCGCAGGCCGCCGACTCGGCCGTCGCCGCGGGCGCAGGCGGCAACGTCAAGATCGCGTACTACGACCAGTGGAGCGTGTACGGGAACGCCTTCTACCCCAAGCACCTCGACACCCGCGGCATAGCGGGCAAGCTGGACGTCATCAACTACTCGTTCGGCAACATCCACCCCACCAACCTCACCTGTTTCGAGGCGAACAAGGCGGCGGGCGACGACAACAACCCCAACGCCGGTGACGGCGCGGGCGACTCGTACGCCGACTACCAGAAGTCCTTCAGCGCCGCGGACAGCGTCAGCGGGGTCGCCGACAAGTGGGACCAGCCGATCGTCGGCGTCTTCAACCAGTTCAAGCAGCTGAAGGCCAAGTACCCGAACCTGAAGATCAACATCTCGATCGGCGGCTGGACGTACTCGAAGTACTTCAGCGACGCGGCCAAGACCGACGCCTCCCGCAAGAAGCTTGTCTCCTCCTGCATCGACCAGTACATCAAGGGCAACCTGCCGGTCGAGGGCGGTTACGGCGGCCCCGGCAGCGCGGCCGGCATCTTCGACGGCATCGACATCGACTGGGAGTACCCCGGCTCCTCCGGCGGCCACCTGGGCAACCACTACGCCCCCGAGGACAAGCAGAACTTCACGCTCCTGCTCAAGGAGTTCCGCGAGCAGCTCGACGCGTACGGCGCGGCCAACGGCGGCAAGAAGTACCTGCTGACCTCGGCCCTCCCGGCCGGCCAGGACAAGATCAAGTACATCGAGACGGACAAGATCGGCGCGTACCTCGACTACGCGAACATCATGACGTACGACATGCACGGCGCCTGGGACGGCGACGGGCCGACGTACCACCAGTCCCCGCTGTACTCCGGCACCAACGACCCGACCGACCCGATCGCCCCGGGCACCGAGAAGTACAGCATCGACAACGCCATCGACTCCTGGATCGACGGCAAGCCGGCCTACGGCATCGCCGGCGGCTTCCCGGCCAACAAGCTGACGCTGGGCTACGAGTTCTACTACCGCGGCTGGAAGGGCGTCCCCGCCGGGACGGCGGGCGGCCTCGCCCAGCCCGCGACCGGTGCTTCCGGCGCCCGGCCCACCAGCCAGCAGGCCGGCATCGCCAACTACAAGGAGCTCGGCGGGATCGTCGACAACCCGTCGGCCACCTTCTGGGACGACCAGGCCAAGGCCTCGTACTTCTACAAGGACGGCGAGTTCTTCACCGGCCTGAACCAGAAGTCCATCCAGGCCCGGGTCGACTACGGCAAGCAGCGCGGTCTGGCCGGAGCGATGATGTACTCCCTGCTCGGCCTGGACAACAACACCACGCTGCTGAACCAGATCTCGGACGCCCTCGGCGGCACCACGCAGCCCCCGACCACTCCGCCCACCACGCCTCCGACGACCCCGCCGACCACCCCGCCCACGACGCCGCCGACCACCCCGCCGACCACGGGCTGCGGCTCGACCCCGGCGTACGTCGCGGGCACGGTCTACACCGGTGGCCAGGAGGTCTCCTACAACGGCCGCAAGTACAAGGCCCAGTGGTGGACGCAGAACGAGACCCCGGGCACCACGGGTGAGTGGGGTGTCTGGAAGGACCTCGGCGCCTGCTGA
- a CDS encoding histidine phosphatase family protein: MAPRILLARHGQTAWSQLGKHTGRTDVPMLEEGRRGAKLLGERLARAPWNGLPGVEVRTSPLVRASESCDLAGFGAQADPWHALMEWDYGDYEGMTPAEIQAIRPGWLIWRDGVPGGESVADVAARADEVVTWARSAERDVLVFAHGHILRTLAARWLGLEASFGARIRLEPTSLSVLGWAYGAPALERWNDTGHLDL, from the coding sequence ATGGCCCCCCGCATCCTCCTGGCCCGGCACGGCCAGACGGCGTGGTCCCAGCTCGGCAAGCACACCGGACGCACGGACGTGCCGATGCTGGAGGAGGGCAGGCGCGGCGCGAAACTGCTCGGCGAGCGCCTCGCCCGCGCCCCCTGGAACGGCCTGCCCGGCGTGGAGGTCCGCACGAGCCCGCTGGTGCGCGCGAGCGAGAGCTGCGACCTGGCGGGCTTCGGCGCCCAGGCGGACCCGTGGCACGCGCTGATGGAGTGGGACTACGGCGACTACGAGGGCATGACCCCGGCCGAGATCCAGGCGATCCGTCCGGGCTGGCTGATCTGGCGCGACGGCGTGCCGGGCGGCGAGTCCGTGGCCGACGTCGCGGCCCGCGCGGACGAGGTCGTCACCTGGGCCCGTTCGGCGGAGCGCGACGTACTCGTCTTCGCCCACGGGCACATCCTGCGCACCCTGGCCGCCCGCTGGCTCGGCCTGGAGGCCTCCTTCGGCGCCCGCATCCGCCTGGAGCCCACGTCGCTGTCGGTCCTGGGCTGGGCGTACGGGGCCCCCGCCCTGGAGCGCTGGAACGACACGGGCCACCTGGACCTCTGA
- a CDS encoding M6 family metalloprotease domain-containing protein, whose protein sequence is MPRQQTPGGVERSRMRSTAAALTSLTALAAMSLVAGPAVADPGAGPCALTRTSAHHSLGLDTWNRAYPKPERTLHAVMVFLSFPDHRTTLTTEQLTGDYFPATSDFFERASYGRFRLEPHPQQRWIPMPKPSTAYGIQRDWAAQDRAAYLRDAVAAADREVDFSQYDVVYFVADPDAPGVDSDATKVVNFDRPIRADGTDLRRIVTVFERHPPDRNVLAHETGHVFDLPDLYHRPSDGKGDWDTYVGDWDVMGSQFGMAPDLFAWNKWKLGWLDSSQVDCVQSGSSLHTLLPLAQAPAPGASGGTRLAVIRTGTGSAIAVEARGSAGNDGDTCTEGVLVYRVRNEAASGGGPIEVLDGHPDSEACWDRSVYPPLADAPLEVGEAFTVPGERIRIEVADRTPSGAYTVKITT, encoded by the coding sequence GTGCCGCGACAGCAGACACCCGGGGGAGTGGAACGCTCCCGCATGAGAAGCACGGCGGCGGCGCTCACCTCCTTGACGGCGCTCGCCGCCATGTCGCTCGTCGCAGGTCCCGCGGTCGCCGATCCGGGGGCGGGGCCGTGCGCCCTGACCCGCACCTCGGCGCACCACTCCCTGGGTCTCGACACCTGGAACCGCGCCTACCCCAAGCCGGAGCGCACCCTCCACGCGGTCATGGTCTTCCTCTCCTTCCCCGACCACCGGACCACCCTGACGACCGAGCAGCTGACGGGCGACTACTTCCCCGCGACCAGCGATTTCTTCGAGCGCGCCTCCTACGGGAGGTTCCGTCTGGAGCCGCACCCGCAGCAGCGGTGGATCCCGATGCCCAAGCCGTCGACGGCGTACGGGATACAGCGTGACTGGGCGGCCCAGGACCGGGCGGCCTACCTGCGGGACGCGGTCGCGGCCGCCGACCGCGAGGTGGACTTCTCGCAGTACGACGTCGTGTACTTCGTCGCCGACCCGGACGCGCCCGGGGTGGACTCGGACGCCACCAAGGTCGTCAACTTCGACCGGCCGATCCGGGCGGACGGGACGGACCTGCGGCGGATCGTGACCGTCTTCGAGCGGCACCCGCCGGACCGCAACGTCCTCGCGCACGAGACCGGGCACGTCTTCGACCTGCCCGACCTCTACCACCGGCCGAGCGACGGCAAGGGCGACTGGGACACGTACGTCGGCGACTGGGACGTCATGGGCAGCCAGTTCGGGATGGCGCCGGACCTCTTCGCCTGGAACAAGTGGAAGCTGGGCTGGCTGGACTCCTCCCAGGTGGACTGCGTGCAGTCCGGCTCCTCTCTGCACACCCTGCTGCCGCTGGCCCAGGCCCCGGCGCCGGGCGCCTCGGGCGGGACCCGGCTCGCGGTGATCCGTACGGGTACGGGCAGCGCGATCGCGGTCGAGGCGCGGGGCTCCGCCGGCAACGACGGGGACACCTGCACGGAGGGGGTCCTGGTCTACCGGGTGCGCAACGAGGCGGCGTCGGGCGGCGGGCCCATCGAGGTGCTCGACGGGCATCCGGACTCGGAGGCGTGCTGGGACCGCTCGGTGTACCCGCCGCTGGCGGACGCACCGCTGGAGGTGGGCGAGGCGTTCACGGTGCCGGGGGAGCGGATCAGGATCGAGGTGGCGGATCGCACCCCGTCGGGCGCGTACACGGTCAAGATCACGACGTAG
- a CDS encoding AAA domain-containing protein: protein MSTASKQRFDPGAAAAEATAAILRDTLHGSERGVVVDSPPGAGKSTLVVRAARELAAAGRRLMVVAQTNAQVDDLVLRLADKDPELKVGRLHSSEGDAYDPALRELPSVTLSAKPQDLAELPVTISTAAKWAYVKDAEPWEHAIVDEAYQMRSDALLAVAGLFDRALFVGDPGQLDPFSVVGAEQWAGLSYDPSASAVSTLLAHNPQLPQHRLPVSWRLPASAAPLVSRAFYPYTQFRSGTGPGERRLSYGVAGDGSGPDRVLDEAAESGWGLLELPARHTPRTDPEAVRAVALVVRRALDRGAVTADEQSEVPTALTAGRIAVGTAHRDQAAAVRAALAELGVTGVTVDTANRLQGREYDLTVVLHPLSGRPDATAFHLETGRLCVLASRHRHACVVVARAGIAELLDEHPSTEPVQLGVTVKFPDGWEANHSVLAHLAEHRVPWKP from the coding sequence GTGAGCACCGCATCCAAGCAGCGATTCGACCCGGGGGCCGCGGCCGCCGAGGCGACCGCCGCCATCCTGCGCGACACCCTGCACGGCAGTGAGCGCGGCGTGGTCGTCGACTCGCCGCCCGGGGCCGGCAAGTCCACGCTCGTGGTGCGGGCCGCCCGGGAGCTGGCCGCGGCCGGGCGCCGGCTGATGGTGGTCGCGCAGACCAACGCGCAGGTCGACGACCTGGTGCTGCGCCTCGCCGACAAGGACCCGGAGCTGAAGGTCGGCCGGCTGCACAGCAGCGAGGGCGACGCCTACGATCCGGCGCTGCGCGAGCTGCCCTCGGTCACCCTCTCCGCCAAGCCGCAGGACCTCGCGGAGCTGCCGGTCACCATCTCGACGGCGGCGAAGTGGGCGTACGTGAAGGACGCCGAGCCCTGGGAACACGCCATCGTCGACGAGGCGTACCAGATGCGCTCCGACGCGCTGCTGGCCGTGGCCGGGCTGTTCGACCGGGCGCTGTTCGTGGGCGACCCGGGGCAGCTGGACCCGTTCAGCGTGGTCGGCGCCGAGCAGTGGGCCGGGCTGTCGTACGACCCTTCGGCGAGTGCCGTCAGCACCCTGCTGGCGCACAACCCGCAGCTGCCGCAGCACCGGCTGCCGGTGTCCTGGCGGCTCCCGGCTTCGGCCGCGCCGCTGGTGTCGCGGGCGTTCTACCCGTACACGCAGTTCCGCAGCGGTACGGGCCCGGGCGAGCGGCGGCTGTCGTACGGGGTGGCCGGCGACGGCTCGGGCCCGGACCGGGTGCTGGACGAGGCCGCCGAGTCGGGCTGGGGCCTGCTGGAGCTGCCCGCGCGGCACACGCCGCGGACCGACCCGGAGGCCGTACGGGCGGTGGCCCTGGTGGTCCGGCGGGCGCTGGACCGGGGCGCGGTGACGGCGGACGAGCAGTCCGAGGTGCCCACGGCGCTGACCGCCGGCCGGATCGCGGTCGGCACGGCGCACCGGGACCAGGCGGCGGCGGTCCGCGCCGCGTTGGCGGAGCTGGGCGTCACCGGGGTCACGGTGGACACCGCGAACCGGCTCCAGGGGCGGGAGTACGACCTCACGGTGGTGCTGCACCCGCTGTCGGGCCGCCCGGACGCGACGGCCTTCCACCTGGAGACGGGCCGTCTGTGCGTCCTGGCCTCGCGGCACCGGCACGCCTGCGTGGTGGTGGCCCGGGCGGGGATAGCGGAGCTGCTGGACGAACACCCCTCCACGGAACCGGTCCAGTTGGGCGTGACGGTGAAGTTCCCGGACGGCTGGGAGGCCAACCACTCGGTCCTGGCCCACCTGGCGGAACACCGCGTGCCCTGGAAGCCCTGA
- a CDS encoding LLM class flavin-dependent oxidoreductase, whose product MSDTGDAGRDAGRGADAGGREDRGARGAQADPIRGVIRGDAPVPLSVLDLVTVGSGSTAHDSLRTSVAIARLAESRGYHRHWVAEHHSMPGVASSSPAVILAHLAAHTSRIRLGSGGVMLPNHAPLAIAEQFGTLEALAPGRVDLGLGRAPGTDGRTAAALRGPGRLDEAAEEFPRQLVELTRFLDDDFPDGHPYARVHAVPGPVQGPAGRPPLWLLGSSGFSARLAAELGLPFAYAHHFSAAGTLPALDLYRQTFRPSAVLDAPYAVIGVSALAADTDAQARAQVLTGALSMLRLRSGRPGLIPTPEEAAAYAFSPLEREFVDGWLANVVHGTPEEVRTGLDDLAKRTGADELMLTANAHGGAARLRSYELVADAYGMPVVAP is encoded by the coding sequence ATGAGTGACACCGGGGACGCGGGTCGGGACGCGGGTCGGGGTGCGGACGCGGGCGGCCGCGAAGATCGCGGAGCCCGCGGGGCCCAAGCGGATCCGATCCGGGGTGTCATACGCGGTGACGCGCCGGTGCCGCTCTCGGTGCTCGACCTCGTCACGGTCGGCAGCGGCAGCACCGCCCACGACTCCCTGCGCACGAGCGTGGCCATCGCCCGCCTCGCCGAGTCCCGCGGCTACCACCGCCACTGGGTCGCCGAGCACCACTCGATGCCCGGGGTGGCCAGCTCCTCCCCGGCGGTGATCCTGGCCCACCTCGCCGCGCACACCTCCCGCATCCGGCTCGGCTCGGGCGGGGTCATGCTGCCCAACCACGCGCCGCTCGCCATCGCGGAGCAGTTCGGCACCCTGGAGGCGCTCGCCCCGGGCCGCGTCGACCTCGGGCTCGGCCGCGCCCCCGGCACCGACGGCCGCACGGCCGCCGCCCTGCGCGGACCCGGCCGCCTCGACGAGGCCGCCGAGGAGTTCCCCCGGCAGCTCGTGGAGCTCACCCGCTTCCTCGACGACGACTTCCCCGACGGGCACCCGTACGCCCGCGTCCACGCGGTGCCGGGTCCCGTGCAGGGCCCCGCCGGGCGGCCGCCGCTGTGGCTGCTCGGCTCCTCCGGGTTCAGCGCCCGCCTCGCCGCCGAGCTCGGCCTGCCGTTCGCGTACGCCCACCATTTCTCGGCGGCCGGCACCCTGCCCGCGCTCGACCTCTACCGCCAGACCTTCCGCCCCTCGGCCGTGCTGGACGCCCCGTACGCCGTGATCGGGGTCTCGGCGCTCGCCGCCGACACCGACGCGCAGGCCCGCGCCCAGGTGCTCACCGGCGCCCTGTCGATGCTGCGGCTGCGCAGCGGCCGGCCCGGGCTGATCCCGACGCCCGAGGAGGCGGCGGCGTACGCGTTCTCCCCGCTGGAGCGGGAGTTCGTGGACGGCTGGCTCGCGAACGTGGTCCACGGCACGCCCGAAGAGGTCCGCACCGGGCTCGACGACCTGGCCAAGCGCACGGGTGCCGACGAGCTGATGCTGACCGCCAACGCCCATGGCGGCGCGGCCCGGCTGCGCTCGTACGAACTCGTCGCGGACGCGTACGGGATGCCGGTGGTAGCCCCGTGA
- a CDS encoding helix-turn-helix domain-containing protein, with protein sequence MVLARDLDPSASPLDYYGYELRRLREAANLKQAALGGIVYCTGSLIGQIETTKRVPTRDFSERVDAALGTDGHFSRLVGLVLRSVLPTWFQPYAEMEARATYISTFQSQLVYGLLQTEAYAKALLAVENPDRVDGIVAARLERQRILAREVPPVLLVVLDEAEPHRNVGGSEVMREQLAHLLSFVGRPWIQIQVLPFSTGEHSGMMGSFNLLRFDGDPDLFYAESYDSGHMTANPQVIRERSVGYARLQAAALPPEESALLIARVMEERYGDPCGPVERAVA encoded by the coding sequence TTGGTCCTGGCCCGCGACCTCGACCCCAGCGCCTCGCCGCTGGACTACTACGGCTACGAACTGCGCCGGCTGAGAGAGGCCGCCAATCTGAAACAGGCGGCGCTGGGCGGGATCGTCTACTGCACCGGCTCACTGATCGGCCAGATCGAAACGACGAAACGGGTCCCGACCCGGGACTTCTCGGAGCGGGTGGACGCGGCGCTCGGCACCGACGGCCACTTCTCCCGCCTGGTGGGCCTGGTCCTGCGGAGCGTATTGCCGACGTGGTTCCAGCCGTACGCGGAGATGGAAGCCCGGGCGACGTACATCTCCACGTTCCAGTCGCAGTTGGTCTACGGGCTGCTCCAGACGGAGGCGTACGCGAAGGCGCTGCTGGCCGTGGAGAATCCGGACAGGGTCGACGGGATCGTGGCGGCGCGCTTGGAACGGCAGCGCATACTCGCTCGGGAGGTGCCGCCGGTGCTCCTGGTGGTGCTGGACGAGGCGGAGCCTCATCGCAACGTCGGCGGCAGCGAGGTCATGCGGGAGCAATTGGCCCATCTGCTGAGCTTCGTCGGTCGGCCTTGGATCCAGATCCAGGTGCTCCCCTTCTCGACCGGCGAACACAGCGGGATGATGGGGTCGTTCAACCTCCTCCGTTTCGACGGCGACCCTGATCTCTTCTACGCGGAGAGCTATGACTCGGGCCATATGACGGCCAATCCGCAAGTGATCAGGGAACGTTCGGTCGGATACGCTCGGCTGCAAGCCGCGGCCCTCCCGCCGGAGGAATCGGCCCTTCTGATCGCACGCGTAATGGAGGAACGCTATGGGGACCCGTGTGGACCTGTTGAGCGTGCAGTGGCGTAA
- a CDS encoding DUF397 domain-containing protein, translated as MGTRVDLLSVQWRKSSYSGTNGGDCVECAPLGAAAWRKASYSGPTGGECVEVATQPCGVAVRDSKNPEGPAFTVAPEAFTAFVRSL; from the coding sequence ATGGGGACCCGTGTGGACCTGTTGAGCGTGCAGTGGCGTAAGTCGTCCTACAGCGGTACCAATGGCGGCGACTGCGTCGAGTGCGCCCCCCTCGGCGCCGCCGCCTGGCGCAAGGCCTCGTACAGTGGCCCCACCGGCGGTGAGTGCGTCGAGGTCGCCACCCAGCCCTGCGGTGTCGCCGTCCGGGACTCCAAGAACCCCGAAGGCCCCGCCTTCACGGTGGCCCCGGAGGCGTTCACCGCCTTCGTGCGCAGCCTCTGA
- a CDS encoding putative bifunctional diguanylate cyclase/phosphodiesterase: MSGTSEGTGSAADSIRSATTERHQAVPAVPSAPTRTESELRDYRAAFNAAHLAMAVVDRSGHVVAANAALAGLLGAEPHALVEQCAADLVDLGAEARTWQAYQEVLRGRQARLRCTRRLKHPDGHSLWTEVTLGPVPGTRDVLLSVADISDRRDLQARLRHLQMHDPVTRLPNRALFFERLSAALEASSYEQGGTGRIGLCYLDLDGFKAVNDTLGHRVGDRLLTAVAARLTQCADQSGYGRTGGHLVARLGGDEFALLVEDSTGTEQLADLAQSVLAAVQEPFDLAGQRLSVSASIGVVERAAAGTSATGLMQAADTTLYWAKADGKARWTLFDPERNAHRMTRQALTSTLRPAVERGEFQLEYQPLVDLESGAVRGVEALVRWNHPQFGMLTPNRFIGIAEEDGSIVQLGRWVLRTACRQARRWQIEQPSDSPVFVSVNVAVRQVWDSDLVGDVAEILAETGLAPQLLQLELTESAVMGSAGRPLQALQALSDMGVRIAIDDFGTGYSNLAYLSRLPVSVLKLDGSFVRGFRYEEGTHPNPADETIVEALVQLAHRLGLTVTAECVETAGQAARLRRVGCDTGQGWLYSRAVAPELIAEMIGTRPGA; the protein is encoded by the coding sequence GTGAGCGGAACCTCAGAGGGAACCGGTTCGGCGGCCGACAGCATCCGATCGGCCACTACGGAGCGTCACCAAGCAGTGCCGGCCGTGCCGTCGGCGCCGACCCGGACCGAGTCCGAACTGCGCGATTACCGGGCCGCCTTCAACGCGGCCCACCTCGCCATGGCCGTCGTCGACCGCTCCGGACACGTCGTCGCCGCCAACGCGGCCCTGGCCGGGCTCCTCGGCGCGGAGCCGCACGCACTCGTCGAGCAGTGCGCGGCCGACCTGGTCGACCTGGGCGCCGAGGCCCGTACCTGGCAGGCGTACCAGGAGGTGCTGCGCGGCCGCCAGGCACGGCTGCGCTGCACCCGACGGCTCAAACACCCCGACGGGCACTCGCTGTGGACCGAGGTCACCCTCGGGCCCGTGCCCGGCACCCGGGACGTGCTGCTGTCCGTGGCCGACATCAGCGACCGCCGCGACCTCCAGGCCCGGCTGCGGCACCTCCAGATGCACGACCCGGTGACCCGGCTGCCCAACCGGGCGCTGTTCTTCGAGCGGCTCTCCGCCGCCCTGGAGGCCTCCTCGTACGAGCAGGGCGGGACGGGCCGGATCGGCCTGTGCTACCTCGACCTCGACGGGTTCAAGGCCGTCAACGACACCCTGGGCCACCGGGTCGGCGACCGGCTGCTGACCGCCGTCGCGGCCCGGCTGACGCAGTGCGCCGACCAGTCCGGGTACGGGCGCACCGGCGGGCACCTGGTGGCGCGGCTCGGCGGCGACGAGTTCGCCCTGCTGGTCGAGGACTCCACCGGCACCGAGCAGCTCGCCGACCTGGCGCAGAGCGTACTGGCCGCCGTACAGGAGCCGTTCGACCTGGCCGGGCAGCGGCTCTCGGTCTCGGCGTCGATCGGCGTGGTGGAGCGGGCCGCGGCCGGGACCTCGGCGACCGGGCTGATGCAGGCCGCCGACACGACCCTGTACTGGGCGAAGGCCGACGGCAAGGCCCGCTGGACGCTGTTCGACCCGGAGCGCAACGCGCACCGGATGACCCGCCAGGCCCTGACCTCGACCCTGCGGCCGGCCGTGGAGCGGGGCGAGTTCCAGCTGGAGTACCAGCCGCTCGTGGACCTGGAGAGCGGCGCGGTGCGCGGGGTGGAGGCGCTGGTGCGCTGGAACCACCCGCAGTTCGGCATGCTGACGCCGAATCGGTTCATCGGGATCGCCGAAGAGGACGGCTCCATCGTCCAGTTGGGACGGTGGGTCCTGCGGACCGCCTGCCGGCAGGCGAGGCGCTGGCAGATCGAGCAGCCGAGCGACTCCCCGGTCTTCGTCTCCGTCAACGTGGCGGTCCGCCAGGTGTGGGACTCCGACCTCGTCGGAGACGTGGCGGAGATCCTGGCCGAGACCGGGCTGGCCCCGCAGCTGCTCCAGCTGGAGCTGACGGAGTCGGCGGTGATGGGCTCCGCCGGGCGGCCGCTCCAGGCCCTCCAGGCGCTGAGCGACATGGGCGTGCGGATCGCCATCGACGACTTCGGCACCGGGTACTCGAACCTGGCGTACCTGAGCCGGCTGCCGGTCTCCGTGCTGAAGCTCGACGGCTCCTTCGTACGGGGCTTCCGCTACGAGGAGGGCACCCACCCGAACCCGGCCGACGAGACCATCGTCGAGGCCCTGGTGCAGCTCGCGCACCGGCTGGGGCTGACGGTCACGGCCGAGTGCGTGGAGACCGCCGGTCAGGCGGCCCGGCTGCGGCGCGTCGGCTGCGACACGGGGCAGGGCTGGCTGTACTCGCGCGCGGTGGCCCCGGAGCTGATCGCCGAGATGATCGGCACCCGCCCCGGGGCGTGA
- a CDS encoding phosphatase PAP2 family protein: MTDRQKPTRWWAELLLLGLVYGAYTGGRLLARGDVHLAVGHGLSLLRTEELLGLDFERPLNRLFSRQGLLGIPAAFMYASLHYLVTPAVLVWLYLRRPRHYRSARTWLVVSTLLGLVGFTLMPTCPPRLLDAAHGFSDTMAQYSAYGWWGAEASAPRGLGGLTNQYAAMPSLHVGWALWCGVLLWRHGRHPLLRALGVAYPAVTALVVMGTANHYFLDAAAGAAVMAAGYAITRRLSTPRAAPWAPRRAARTAARAAGFPGTAPIVSGGWDTSARELLPAQRPASDDDTAAAAR; the protein is encoded by the coding sequence ATGACTGATCGGCAGAAGCCCACCCGGTGGTGGGCCGAACTGCTGCTCCTGGGGCTCGTCTACGGCGCGTACACCGGTGGCAGACTCCTCGCCCGGGGCGACGTGCACCTCGCCGTCGGCCACGGCCTCTCCCTCCTGCGGACCGAGGAACTGCTGGGCCTCGATTTCGAACGGCCGCTCAACCGGCTGTTCTCGCGGCAGGGGCTGCTCGGCATACCCGCCGCCTTCATGTACGCCTCCCTGCACTACCTCGTCACCCCGGCCGTGCTGGTCTGGCTGTACCTGCGCCGGCCGCGGCACTACCGCTCCGCCCGCACCTGGCTCGTGGTCTCCACCCTCCTCGGACTCGTCGGCTTCACCCTGATGCCCACCTGCCCGCCGCGCCTGCTCGACGCCGCGCACGGGTTCAGCGACACGATGGCCCAGTACAGCGCCTACGGCTGGTGGGGCGCCGAGGCCAGCGCCCCGCGCGGGCTCGGGGGCCTGACCAACCAGTACGCGGCCATGCCGAGCCTGCACGTCGGATGGGCCCTGTGGTGCGGGGTGCTGCTCTGGCGGCACGGGCGCCACCCGCTGCTGCGCGCGCTCGGCGTCGCCTATCCCGCCGTCACCGCGCTCGTGGTCATGGGCACCGCCAACCACTACTTCCTGGACGCGGCCGCCGGGGCGGCCGTGATGGCCGCCGGGTACGCGATCACTCGCCGGCTGTCCACGCCGCGAGCGGCCCCCTGGGCGCCCCGGCGGGCGGCCCGGACGGCAGCCCGGGCAGCCGGTTTCCCCGGTACCGCCCCGATTGTCAGTGGCGGATGGGACACTTCCGCCCGTGAGCTCCTACCCGCCCAGCGGCCCGCCTCCGACGACGACACTGCGGCAGCGGCTCGCTGA